CGCAGGGCTGGCTGCAGCGGTGACACGGGCAGGGGACATGGAGGACGCAGGGCTGGCTGCAGCGGTGACACGGGCAGGGGACACGGGACGCAGGGCTGGCTGCAGCGGTGACACGGGCAGGGGACACGGGACGCAGCGCTGGCTGCAGCGGTGACACGGGCAGGGGACACTGCGCAGCTCTCCAGCCCCTGAGCACAGGCAGTTTGAGGACTGCCGGTTCCTCCCTTGTACTTCCCGTGGTGCTGGGCACTGAGGGATCTCTCCTCATTGCTTTTCTCCGAAGGTGCCCGAGTAAAACCCAGCTTGTGTAAAATAGGCTGGCGTGTGTGGACTGgtcctgctgcctgtgcagaTGAGTGCACGGAGAGATGGACAGAGACCTGGCTGGGTGGCAGAGCTCACGGTGCGGGCCCGGACGGAGTTAGCAGGGGCTGCAGACTGCAGTTACCAGGGCTCCCAGGGGTCAGCCTGGGTCCAGTCCTGGTCAACCTGTTCCCCAGTGCCCTGGATGAACACACAGTGCACCCTCAGCCTGTTTgatgatgacaccaaactgggaggaagggctgacacccCACAGGGTGcactgccatccagagacctggacaggctggaatGGGCAGAGGAGAACCTGATGGGTTCAGCAAGGGCCAGTGTGGAGTCCTGCAcgtggggaggaacaacccccggcaccagcacaggttggggtgacctgctggaagcagctctgcagagaaggacctgggagttctggggacaacagggtgagCGTGAGTCACCAACGTGccctgtggccaagaggccaacgGGCCCTggggtgtgtgaggaagagtgtgggcagcaggtcagggaggttgttcctccccctctgctctgcctggggaggcCCCATCTCAGAACTggggccagtgctgggctccccaggtcAAGAGGGACAAGGAACCACTGCAGAgagtccagggagggacacggagatgctgagggctctggagcatctttgtgctgaggagacactgagagagctggggctgctgagcggagaagagaagctgagagggatgtgatcgaTGATCAGTACGGCAGGGTGGTGTCAGCATggagcagactctgttcagtggtgcccaaggccagggtgaggggcaccgggcacagactgaaacacaggaggctccatgtgaacatgagcagacacttgtttgctgggaggtgccagagcctggcccaggctgcccagagcgggtgtggagtctccttctgtgagcCATTGCacccctgggatcctgtgtgatctgcctgtgaccctgcgtgagcagggggggctggggacacacagggatcACTAACAGCCTGGGGCGCTGGGGTGAGGGCTCAGGAGCAGCGTCTGCGCGGGTTCTGCGGGCAGCGGTGGGTGCAGCGTGGTTCCTCTCCCGTACGTGCGGTCTCCATGTGAATCtctcagctctgctcctgcagcccctggtcTGTCTTCCCTGGTCATTCCCATGCTCCCTTTTTGTTTGACCTGAAGAGCAGGACCATCTTGGATCCCACCCTTGTCACCTCTCTCCTGCCGTACCATGGCGTTGCCACCTTCTGGCACTGGACCAGAGCAAAGACGCCTCTTCTCCTGACCCCTCTTCACCAGGAGGTTTCAGTAGTATGTTTCACGCTCTATTTTCCAAGCCCAGTAAAGCAGTAGTTTTTGTGAGGAGGAGCGACCCTGACCTTCCCTGTGAAGTGCAGTTTTGAATAAACCCTGCTGCTAATTACCTTAAAAAGGCAGAGAGCACGAGTGCTGATGTGCAGCTCCGCGGATGCTGTGCACAGTCTTGCGAAGCCGTTTGTGAAAGGGATTAGGATTGACGCACAGCCGCCTCCTCCACAGCCGCTTCAGAGCCGCCACAGACCCGTGCAGGCTGCGGTCTGTCTGCACGCTGGTCACTGCGAGGTCTCCAAGCCCCGGTCCCAGGGTGCCACGTTGTTCCTTTTGGTCTCTTTTTCTGCCTTCAAAAGCTGCCAGTAATGCTTGTGACACCTCCTTAGTGGGTTTGGGAACACTGTGCTTTTCTGTAAAGCAGCAATAAAGCACCAGAGAAAGGACAGACAGCACCCTCCCCAGTCACTTGGCTCTGAGGTGTACACGGAGAAGCACCAAACGAGCTTCCTACTCACTGAGCAAGTAATTCTGCTCCTCTGCATTTTCCTGTTATGTAGGAGCTTGTTTCTCTGTTGACAAACTTTTATGTTCCTCATCCTAATTAGGTGCCTCATGAGCAACTATCCAGGTAACGTGGTCGCCTGGATggtcatagaatggtttgggttggaaggcaccttcaaaggtcatcccTTCCACCTGCCCTCCTGCCGAATATACACAGTGTCAAGACACCGTTTTATTCTGAGGCTGCGAGATGCCGGTGGTAAAACCGGCACCAGCTCAGCTTCCCACAGCACCCACATCGGTGACGCTGACGGGTGTGTCGGCGCCTCCCCAGGTCGCCCCTTCCCAGGCCTGGTCCGTGATTCACTCCTGGTCACACAATCCCTGCCCTGTACTGCACACGGTCATGGGTGGGGGCCGCACCTGGGCAGGGGCTTCACTCCTGGGGGGTGGGCTTTAGTGTTATAATGCGCTTATAGCGAGCAAAGTTCATCTAAAGGATGCTCTGACAGTCTGGAGATACTTGTTAAACCAGCTCAACTAATTGTGCGGGTTCCAGATGTTCAAACTGCAGAGACGGGAGCTCCTGGTCAGGAGTTCTTCAGATTACTCTGGTCCTTGTTAGAGGAGCAGACGGACCCGAAACTGCTCCGCTGATTCACATGTCCTGGGTTAGTGATTGCTGACAGGATTTATCCTTTAATTGGTAACGACTACACTGCCACGGGCAGGGGCACCTTCAGCTAGATCATGGTGCTCCAAGCGCCGTCCAACCTGATCTCAAACACTTCGGTGGTGGGACGCTCGCATCTCCAGACAGCCTGTCCCGTGTTGCACCCCCCCATCGGAAAACGTGTTCTCCTTATGTCCAACCTAATCCTACTGTTTTTCAGTTCAAAGTGGTTGCCCCTTGTCGTGGCTGGGAGCTCTGCTTGCAGAGTTTCCACGCGCCCTCTGGAGCTCTGTCCTACCCAGAGCCCTCTCCTCCCGGGTTCCCCAGCGCTATTTGCCATGTTGGAtgtttttaatagcaaaatGTGCCAAATCTcttgctgtccctgcagggcGACTCAGCAAGGCAGACAAAGAGCTCATCGTCGTGGCTACCAGTGTTGTGAACAGGTGTCCCTACTGCGTGGTCGCACATGGAGCGCTTCATCGGATCTACTCCAAGCAGCCGGCGCTGGCTGACCAGGTCGGTGGGGTTACCACAGCGTGCACCCCCTCCTTCACATGGTCCCTGGTGTTGTCCCAAAACAGGGGTTTTACTCGCTGTGCATGCAAACGAGCCAAATTTAGCACACAGAGACGAGATgttgtttattacagagttgcacaagtctggatgctggaataaagccggCACAACAGCAGGAACAGTGAAAGGCAACGTATACAAAATCTTATCCCTGCGTTCATACCCTAAAGAGCCAattggttacacatttgcatattgcattACATAATCCTTTTAGCGTGTAATGAGCAACGTTCGGCTACAGGACACTTGATCCAACAGTCTCGAGATGTGCTTAAGCAAGACTCAGCTAATTGTGTGGCTTCAAAACGTCTGAAGCTGCAAGGTCAGAGCTGTCTGTAGTTGTGGCAGGAGTTTTACAAGTCACTCTGGTCTTTGTGATATGAGCAGACCGACCTAAGGGTTTACATATCACGTGAGCGGTTGCAGACAGGATTCGTTCCTGTACGTGATGACAACACATGGAGGTGGGAATGGCCCTCTTGTCTGtctgctttcacagaatcacagaatcacagaatggactgggttggaaaagacctcagagatcatccagtccagcccttggtccaactccagtccgtttactagatcatggcactaagtgccatgtccagtctcagtttaaaaacctccaggatggtgagtccagcacctccctgggcagccattccaatcctgaccactctctgcaaagaattgctttctcatctccagcctcaatttctcctggcagagctgaagcccatggccccttgtcctattgctgatgcctgggagaagagcccaatccccacctggctagaactgcccttcaggtagttctagagagtgctgagctcagctctaagcctcctcttctccagactaaacaagcccagctccctcagcctctccccatagggcttgtgttcaagtcccttccccagtcttgttgctcttctctggacccgctccagcacttcaatctctttcctgacctgaggggcccagaactgaacacaacactccaggtgtggcctccccagtgcagagtacaggggaaggatcactgcccttgtcctgctgaccacgctggtttggatacgggacaggacaccattggccttcttggccacctgggcacactgttggctcatgttgagctttcCCACCTAAAGTTTTGAACCTTTGATGTGTGTGGTTCCTGGCAACCTTGAGCAATTCTGGCGTGTCTGGGGCGCTAACCTGGCCTGCTAAGTTTATTGGTGAACACTCAGACCTTGAGCTGGGGTCTGTGTGTCCTCGTCCCCCTTCCAAGCGATGCAAGGGGAGGGAGGGTTGACCTGTGAAGCGCTCACCCTGCTGCCCGCGTTCTGTGATGTTTTAatctgccctgggcagctccagcaccccGGTGGCGCCGGGTCCTGTGCTTCAGGAGCTCCTCCTGGCCTGCCCAGCAGGCCCGGGGGTGAGAAGGGCGGTGACGCAGATAAGGGTCACTTGTGCAGCAGCGAGGACGTCTGGTTCGGGTGCTGGGCGCGCTGCCGTCGCTTGGCCAGCTGGTTGGGCTGTTTGCTGGGTCCATCCTCTGGTTCCTGCCTTTCACAGGTCATCGTGAACTGGAAGCTGGCCGACCTGAGCGACCGCGACCTGGCCATGCTGGAGTTTGCGCTTGCGGTGTGCCGAGCCGACGACATCACCGAGGAGCACTTCCAGAAGCTGGAGAAGCACGGCTTTGACCGCGAAGATGCCTGGGACATAGGCATGATCTCTGCTTTCTTTGCCATGTCTAATCGCGTAGCTCATTTTGTTGGCCTGCGCCCAAACCCGGAATTCTACAGCATGGGCAGGACGCCCCATGGGGAgcgggggaaggaggaaggtgaGCGGGGCTGACACGGGTCTCACACTGTGCACCCAAAACATTGACCGAGTTCTTCATTCCCAGGCTGGCGTGGCTTATTTGTGAGTGTGTGAAGAGATTAAAAGCTAATGCCGGGTTGTAGCCATGAGGAATGGCGGGTTCCCCTCTCCTGAGCGTTCGGGTGGACTCCAGGATGGCCCCAGTACGGCTGTGCTCAGGACACAGCTGTGCAACCCGACAGTCAtaaatgtcctgagctggaaggacccacaggaccatggagtccaactgctgtccctgcaatgacaaccccacaggtcaccccgtgtgtctgaggacggtgtccagtctcttgaacactgtcaggttgggccgtgacacctccctggggagcctgttcagtgtccagcacctctgggtgctgaatgtcccactgaccctccctgggACCGCAGCTCAGGTCGGGGCAGCGCCTGCGCAGGTGACACACGCTCGGTCGCGATGTGACCAAACACGAGCTGCTCGGGGCGTTTCACCAGCTCCGGGCATGAGACCCAACACCTTCCTTGGCCATATGCACCTGCTGTTGGCGGGACCGCGGGGTGCGGGTCGCTGGGCCCGGGGGTGAGCGGGGGGTCGAGGGAACCTGGTCTGCCTGTGTCCTGGGGACGGGCGGGATCCCGGGGCTCGAACCTCCGTCCCGAGGGTGGTCACGTGGCCCGAGGGGCGGGGAGCCGGGGAGGCGGTGGCGGGGTTGGCGGTGGCGGGGGTGTGGTGTGGTGGAGGGGCGGTGGCGGGGGTGCGGGGCGGTGGAGGGGCGGTGGCGGGGTTGGCGGCGGGGGTGTGTGGTGGAGGGGCGGTGGCGGGGGTGTGGTGTGGTGGAGGGGCGGTGGCGGGGGTGCGGAGCGGTGGCGGtggcggggctgcgggggcccGGACGCCGTGTCGCGGGGCGGTTGTGGGATCCCGGGGCTCGAACCGAGGACTGCGGGGGTGGCGGTCACGTGCCGCGGGCGGGGCGGCGCAGGCGCGGTGGCGCGGCGGAGGCGGGCGGAGGCCATGGCCGGTCCCGCCGCGCCATGAGCGCCAAGGCGGAGGCCCCCTGGGCGGGGACGGGCGGCGGCTCGGCGGCCGCGGCGCCCGGCTCGCCCGGCGGCATGAAGCCGGCGCTGCCGTCCGCCTCCCCGCGGGCCGCGCCGGGGGGCGGCCTGTTCGGGTGGCTGCGGGAGCGCTGCCTGGGCCGCAGCGCCGCGGTGGAGCCGGCGCGGGACACGTTCCGCGCCATGACCGGGCTGTACGGCTCCATCCAGCCCGCCGACTCCGTGTACCTCAGCACCCGCACGCACGGCGCCGTCTTCAACCTCGAGTACTCGCCCGACGGGTAGGGGCCGAGCGCGGTGCCTGCGACCGCGGGTCGGGCTGAGCGCGCCCCGCCGGCGGACCCCGCGCCGCTCCCCGCGgctgccgcccggcccggcgcgcAGGGCAGCGCGGCCCGGCTGCGGGAGCGCGCGGCTGCCCGGCCTGGCGGTCCCGCCGGGCCCGGCCGGCGCGGGGTCCCTGCGGGGTGACCGCGGCCCGGCGCTGTCCGCTTGGGGCCCGGGGGCCCGAGCCGGCCGGGCTGGAGGAGCATCGGGCCAGACCGGGGGACAGGCGCTCCTGGGGCCCGCACACGGGTGACCGCGTCCGCGGCGGCCGCACCGGCCCTGCCTGCTGGCGGCTGCAGAGCTGCCGGGCCGGGAGCCCGGCGCCCCCGGGCCCGTGTTCCCGTGGTCCGGGCTCCCGCGGGCCGCCCACCCGGGTTGGGCTCCAGCCCGGCAGCTGCGCGGGGG
The Columba livia isolate bColLiv1 breed racing homer chromosome Z, bColLiv1.pat.W.v2, whole genome shotgun sequence genome window above contains:
- the LOC135577336 gene encoding uncharacterized protein LOC135577336 translates to MGSLLRGSALRGLRLRTLLPVVAAGTPRWPRAAHSTEGESRSRAVGRYPVPNKKDMPYDIVELMEEVEIKTGFLPNVFQAMSHRPAEFRAFFACYDTVMNRDSGRLSKADKELIVVATSVVNRCPYCVVAHGALHRIYSKQPALADQVIVNWKLADLSDRDLAMLEFALAVCRADDITEEHFQKLEKHGFDREDAWDIGMISAFFAMSNRVAHFVGLRPNPEFYSMGRTPHGERGKEEGERG